The genomic stretch ACCATCCACCGGCAGCCCGCCGCACCGCCGAAGCTCGGTCGGCGATGAACGCTCCCGCGGCCGTATCTTAGCCGTTGGCGGTCGCACGCCGCGCATGGAGTCGGCCGCCCAGCCACACAGACGGGAGCGCGGTCGCCACGAGGAGGACGGGGTACCAGTGCGGCCCGAACGCCGGGCCGGCGTTCCATGTCGCGATGGCCCCGGCCACCGCGGCGACGAATCCGGCCACCTTTACGGTCGCCCCCGCGATCGTCCCGGACGTGGTTCCCGGCGGCGACGACCAGACTGCCGGTACGCCGACGGCGTGCAACCGAACGCAGCCCGGAAAGCCGCCGTGAAGTGGCTGTGGCTGGAGAATCCAAGTGCCAGCGCGAGCGCTGCGAGATCCTGCGTGTGCGGAAGCTCCCCGAGAGCGCGGACCAGTCGCAGCTGTGTCAGGTACTTGTGAAGCGGCACCCCCTCGACGGCTCGGAAGGCCGAGGTGAGATACGGTGCCGACACGCCGACGGCCACCGCCACGTCCCTGAGTCGCAGCGGCGCAGACATGTGGGCCGCAAGGAACCCCTTTGCCCTGTCGATCACTCGGCGGGTCGACGGGGCCGCGATGGCTGGCGGCGCGTCCGTGCCGAGCGCCGCCGCGAGGAGCGAGACGACGAGGTCGTCCGCGGTCAGCGGATCGATGCCTTCAGCCAGGCGCCGGCGAAGGTCCTGGCACTGGCGCTGGAGCGCAGCGTCGGCTCGACGGCGACGGGCCCGGAACTGCGGCGCCGAGCCCACTGCAGACGGCGATCGCCCGGTGAGCGCCTCCAGTACGCCCGGCTTCGGCGTGAGGATCAGTTCGCGGTACACTCCGGGCCGAGGCTGGCTGAGGGCGAAGGGCTCTCCGCCGGTCACGTACAGCACCTGATTCGCATCGGCCACGACGGCGTCGCCGCCGACGTGCCACACGAACAGCCCCGTGTAGGGGAAGCAGACCTGGAACTCGGGAGAGTAACTCCCGGGGCCGGGACGCTGCGACGCGGGAGCGCCGCGCAGGTCCTCCACGCGGGCGATCGAGGCGTCCAGCAGGGTACGCCGCAAGGGCCCGACGTTCGCCTCCGGAGCGCGAATCCCAACCCCGATGGATGCGTGAGCGGGCTCGTGCACCAGCCGATTCTAGCGCCCCGACCACGCCGTGCGCGGGCACGCGCGGGCTGGCGAAAGATTCTGATAACGCCTCGACGCGGCACTCTTGCTAGTCTGTCGTGGATTCCAACAACCGGGAGTGACACGCCACGATGGCCGTTGCGAAGAAGAAATCGACGTCCTCACGCCGCCCCGTCGCGGACGCATCCGCGGACGACGCCGTCGCGCGATATCTCGATGCGCTTCACCATCCATTGAAGCCAGCCGTAGTCGCCCTCAGGCGTGTGATCCTCGATGCGAGTCCGGACATCGAAGAGGGCATCAAGTGGAATGCACCGAGCTTCAGAGTCCGTGATGATTTCGCCACGATGAACCTGCGATCGAAGGGCGGTGCGACGCGCCTCTGGGTCGTATTGCACGCGGGCGCGAAGGCACGCGGCGTCAAGCTGCGGGGACACGTGAGGGACCCGGAAGGGCTCGTCGAGTGGCTCGCCGACGACCGCGGCGTCGTGACCTTCGAGAACGAGGCCGAGGTCGCATCCCGTGCAGCGCCCTTCGCGGCGCTGATCCGGGATTGGATCCGCCGGCTGGCCTGACCGCCGGCAGCAAAGGCGCTCAGCCGTGGCGCTCGCGGCTGTCCTGCGGGGCTTCATCGCGCCGCGTGAGGCCGTAGTCCCGCACGACGGTGGCGACGCGAAGGCGATAGTCGCTGAACACGTGCTCTCGCCCTCGGCGCTGCGCCGCGCGATGGGACTCGAGCCCACGCCAGCGGCGGACCGCGTCCTCGTCCTGCCAGAACGACAGGGACAACAGCTTGCCGGGCCGAGTGATGCTCTCGAATCGCTCGATGGAAATGAAGCCCTCGACGCGCGCGAGGTCTGACGCCAGGTCCGCCGCGAGGGACAGATACTCAGGACGATGCCCGTCCGGCATTTCGACTTCGAAGATCACAGCGATCATGATTGCGCTCCCTGGTGGAGGCGCCGCTCAGCAGTCACCGAACGGGGCGAACAGAGGAATACGAGTATTGATGGATGCCTGGTACGCGAACGCCTGTGCGAGTCGATGGACGTCGACACCGGCGGACAGCAGCATTCCGACGGCGGACGCAGCGATCGTGACCGCCAGCAGCCGGCCTGGGCAGGCGTGCGCGCCGACGCCGAAGGTAAAGAGAGCAGACACTTGCCGCGTCCAGTCGAAGGTACTCGGCATGGGGTTGGCGGCCGGATCGCGGTTGGCTGCCGCGAGCAGCACGAGGATCACCGCGCCGCGTTCCATCCTGACGCCCCCGATGGACGCGGGCTCGGCCAGGTAGCGCCGGGTATTCTGCACCGGCGGATCGAAGCGCGCCACCTCGTTCACGATGTGCAGCAGCGATTGGGGTTCGCTGACGACGGCGCGTTGGGCGCTCGGATGGCGGCTCAGACAGAGAAGCGTGTTGCCGATCAGGCCAGCGGTCGCGTCGCACGTCTGCACCAGAATGCCGACGGCGGCGCCCTCGGCCGCCGCGTCGAGCTCTGTGGCCGACGTCGTCGTCAACGCGCTGCGCAGCCGCCGCACGGCCTCGTGCCCGGCGCTCCGCTGCGCGTCTGATGCGGACGGTCGCAGCGCACGCACGACGGCGTGCGTGGCGTCGGTGGCCGCGCGAAGCATGCCGACCGGGATGTCGAGCAGCGCCGCCATCGTGCGCACTGGAATCTCGAAGGCGGCCTGCGTGGCGCCGGCGCCGTCGGGGCGCCAGGTCGGTGCGCTCATCACCGCGTGCGCACAATCGGCGGCGACGATCTCGACCGTGGCAATCTCGAGCGGCTCGAGGACAGCGGCGACGGGGTTGCGATGCGCTGCATGTGCCGGCCCGTCGTTCATTCGGGCAAAACGTCCGTACACCTCACCCAGCGGACCGCCAATGAGGGCACGCGGCACGGGCTCCTCAGCGGGCCGCACGCGGCACAGGGGATGCGACAACACCTCGACGACAGTCGCGGCGCCGGCGACGATCCACAATCGATGGACCGGATCGAACGTGACCGGCGTCTCCCGGACGAGACGTGCGTAGTACGGGTACGGATCGGGATGAGTGACAGCGGCGAGGGCGTCCGCCGGCTCGCCGGTGGTTTGTGAAACCATTGGCACACTCTACCGACAGCCGTCAGTCGACACTTCGCTCATCGTCGAAACGTATGCACACACCCCAGACTTTCGCCGGCATCGCGTCAGCCGTAGCGGACCCTACCCGCGCCAGGATGCTCGTGGCCTTGATGGACGGCCGCGCATGGACCGCAACCGAACTCTCCGTCGAAGCGGGTGTCGCGCCTTCGACCGCGAGCGCACATCTCCGCACGTTGCGCGACGCCGGGCTGATTCGCTGCGCGGCACACGGCCGGCACCGGTATTTCGAGCTGTCGGACGGCGAGGTGGCTGATGTCCTTGAAGGGCTGACCGACCTGGCGGCCCGACGAGAGCGCTGTGTGATCCATGGCACGGCGGATCAGGCGCTGCGCGCGGCGCGGGTCTGCTACGACCACCTGGCGGGGGAAGCTGGGGTTCGGCTGCTGGCGAGTCTTCGGCGAGGCGGGGTAGTTGTCGGCGAACACGTGCTCCAGCTCTCGGAGCGCGGAGGGCGGTGCCTTCTGGGATACGGCATCGATCTGCAGAAAGTGGCGGCCACGCGACGTCCGGTCTGCCGTGCCTGCCTCGACTGGACCGAACGCCGTCCGCACCTCGGCGGCGCGCTGGGGGCGGCGCTCCTCCGCGTCGTGTTTCAGCGGCAGTGGGCTGAACGCGACACGGATGGCCGGGCAGTGCGCTTCTCGACGCGCGGGTCCGCGGCGTTCGACGCGTTCATCGACGCGCTGAGCGGGTAACTCATGTGGCTGGCGGCCCGCAAGGGTGTGGGCCGCGGCGAGGGCTCCGGCGGCCTTGCGTTCGATCGGATCGTCGACAAGCCTCCCGAGGCTTCACAGCCGTGACGCCGTCAGCCGTACTTCAACCCTGCCGCAATGCCTCGGTCGGCTGAATGCGCAACGCCCGGCGCGCCGGTGCGGCGCACGCCAGCACGCCCACGACCGCCATGATGACGGACGTGATCACCGACGAGACGAGGAGATTCGCGGTCAGGCTGTCGGCGCGCCAGGCGAGGAGCAGGATGAGGCTATTGCCGGCGACGATGCCGCCGCCGAGCTGACGACCGGCACGAGCGAACACGCTGCCGAGCACGTGCCGGGGGTTGGCGCCGAGTGCGATACGGATCCCAATCTCGCGGGTGCGACGCGCCACGGCGACGGCCATGAGCGCGTACAGACCGGCCGCGGAGAAGACCAGCGCCACGAGCAGAACGCCTCCAAAGACGATGCTGGTGCCCCACATCCGTGTTTGCTCCTGTGCGACGATGTCGTCGAGGGTGACGATATCCGCGAGGTGCAGACCCGCATCGACCTGCCGCGCAAGGGCGGCGACGCGGGGCGCAAGCGGCGCTGCGTTCCCCGCGACGCGCACAGCGACCACGACAGGATCGACCTCCGCCGCGGAGGCTGCCCGATAGATGTACGCTGCCCCACCCCAATCGGCGGCGAACAACATCTCCAGATCGGTGACCACGCCGACGATCTCATGCCAGGGTCCCGGCTCGCGCTCGCTGCCTTGCTGGAGCGTGCGGACGCGTGCGCCCACGGGATTCCTGCCCACTACGCGCATGAACGCCTCGTTGACCACGACGGGCCCGTTCGGCGTCCCGGCGTCAGCGGGATGCAAGCCGCGGCCGGCCACGATCCTGGCGCCGAACGCGTCGTGATAGCCGGCACCGACAGCGGCCATCGCGAATCCCCCCTCGAAATTGCCGTGCAGGCGAGCCGGAGCTGCGCCGTCCTGCTCGATTTCAAGCGCCACCAGGTCCGGCGACGTCCACGGCAGGCAATCGCCGTGCGCCACGTGCGTCACACCAGGCTCCTCACGCAACCGGCCCGCTAGTTCTTCGTAGGCACGCGCGCGACGCGCGCCGATCTGGCCATCGTCAGGCACACCGCGCTCGCCGGCCAGCGCCTCGTTGTCCATCCTGAGGCGGAAGGTGAGGTACCGCTCCGCCGGAAAGACTGCCGACCTCGACTGGTTCTGAAGGGACGTGGTGAAGATTCCTACCGCGGCGGGGACGAACAAAAGCGTGCAGGCCACCTGCGCGCCGACGATGAACGACCAGATGCCGCCAAACTTCATCGTTGCGCCGGTGCTGGTGATCCCCTGCAGTCCCCGCTGGATGGACGCGCCCGTGGCCTTCAGTGCGGGCAGCAGGCCGATCATTGCCGCGGCGACGAGCGCGAGCAGCAGCGCATACGCAATGGTGGCAGGCTCGAGCGTCGGATCCACCCAGAACGGCAGGCCGTCCCCGATGATCTGACTCGCCCGGTCCCAGGCATGGCGCACCGCCATCTGGGCCGCGACGAGCCCGAGCACGGCTGCGGCGAGGGTCAGCACCAGCCCTTCGATGACGATCTGCGCGATCACGCGGGCGCGGCTCGCTCCCAGCGCGTGGCGGACGACCATTTCCGGCTCGCGCATCGCCGTGCGCGCGAAGATCAGCGTCGCAACGTTCGCCGAGACCGCTCCCAGCAACAGCAGGACGACGGCGTGGACCGCCAGATCCTCGAACCGCAGCGGATCGCCGGGCGTGCGGCCGGCGAAGGCGCGCACCCGCGTGCGCAGCTGCGCGTGGGTTGCGGGGTGATCGGCGGCCAGGCGTGCCGAGACGACGTCGAGCTCCGCCGCGGCGTCCGGCCAGCTCGCTCCGTCAGCGAGGCGGCCGAACACCTGGACGGCCGGGCCTTGCCTCGGCGCCGCATCCTGGACGGGCAGTGGCACCCAGAGCTGTTGGTTGCGCGGGAAGCCGAAATGCGGCGGCATCACGCCGACCACGCTGCGCGCGGTGCGGCCCACCGTGACGACGCGGCCGATGATTGCCGGGTCGCGCAGGAACTGTCTCTGCCAGACGTCGTAACCCAGGACCACGACGGGCTGCGCCCCCGGCCGTTCGTCCGCCGGCTGCAGCGGCCGGCCGAGCAGCGGCGGCACGCGGGTGAGTGGAAACGCCGACGCGGTGATCTCCGCCACGCGCAGCGATTCGACGCGGCCTTCGCCGGTGAGGACGTTGCGCTCGCTGACGCGGGCCGCGCCGAGCTCCGCGACCGTCCTCAGCGACCGCCGCCAGATCGCGAAATCGTGCAGCAGTCTCGGCTCCACGCGCGACGCCACCGTGTCCCGCGTTTCGAGGCGCACGACCCGGCCGCCGTGATCGAAGGGCAGCCGCTTGTACAGCAGTTCGTCGGCAAGCTCGATCCCGACCGCGCCGATGGCGATGGCGCCCGCCAGCGAGACACCGCCGATGATGGTGAGGGCGGGATACTTCCGCAGCAGCCGCGCGCCCAGCTTCCAGTCGAGCCACGAAACGGCGGTCAGGCGTGCAGGGAGTGGCACGGCCGAACTTTACAACGCAAAGTTATTTGCGTCAATGCGGTCCTCGCGCATCGACCTTCCGCGGCCGCCGCGTGCGGAAGCGCCACCGCCCGAGTGCGCGGTTCGGTCACGCGGTCGATGCTTTGGCGTGGGCGCCGCGTGGCGGCGAGGTCCGCTGTTCGCGCCGATATCGTGCGGGCGGCGTGCCGAACCGGCGTTTGAAGGCGCGGTTGAACGCCGCCTCCGACTCGTACCCCACGTCCGCGGCAATCTCGGCGACGCCGCGCGGCGTCGTCGTCAACGCCCGCGCGGCGAGCTGCAGGCGCCATCGCGTCAAGTACGCCATCGGCGGCTCCGACAGGTACCTCGCGAATCGATCGACGAGGGCTGTTCGCGAGACGCCGACGGCCTCGGCCAGCTCGGCGATCGTCCACGGATGGCCGACGCGGCCGTGCAACAGCGCCAGGCTCTGGCTGACGATCGGATCGCGGGCGCCGGCGAGCCAGCCGGTCTCGTGCTCCGGCAGGCCAGCCACGTAGCGGCGCAGCATGTCGACGAACAGGGCCTCGGAGACCTTCGCCAGCATCGCATCGCTGCCGGCGCGATTCGACGATGCCTCGTCCACGAGGTTCATCAGCGAACTCTCGAGCCAGTGTCCGGCGCGGTCGGTGCGAACGTTGACTTTCAGCATCGCGGGCAAGCCGCCGAGGATCGGCTCGCACAGCAGCGGGTCGCAGGCCATGTACCCGCAGACGAAGCGCGTGCTGTCGCCGCCGCCGCCGCTGCGCATCGGCGTCAGGTCCCGGCTCACGATCTTCTTCATCAGCGTGGCGGCGTCCACCTGGTGTGCGCCTGACGCGCTGCTCAGTTCATGGGGATCGCCGTGGGGAAACACGACGATATCGCCGGGCTCGAGCGTCAGCGTCTGTCCGTCGGGCAGCGCCGCGCGCGCCGCCCCGTCGACCACGAGGTGGTAGACCACGAGATGCGGAGCGCCCAGGGCCAGCGCCGAATCGAGCGCCGTCGAAGCCGGCGTGGCAAACGCCCACGGGGCCGACAACTCCGCGGTGAAGAAGAGCGCGCCCTTCAGCTTCACGCCGCTCAGGACTTCGGAAAACGCATCCATCTCAGACGATTCGCTACCCGGCCTCCCGGCAAAGTTTTCCGGCCGCGGCGCGATGCATTCTACCGCCCCCCCGACACGGGCAAGAAATCCGGCCGTTCGAGCATGGCTCGCGGCCACGGGCCCCGGCAGACTGGCTCATCGCTCGAGGGACCGCACCCAACAGGGTTCACGAGGGGCAATCAGAGCATGGGCAGAATCATCACTCGCCATATCCTCGCCGTCGCCGCGACGCTGGCCGCGGCCGTGCCGGTGTCCGCGCAGGCGCGGCTGCCGCTGTCGGACGCGATCTCGCGCGCCATGGCGCAGAACCCGGACGCCGGGTCGGCAGCGGCGATCGAGCGGGAAGCGGCCGCACGCGTCACGCAGGCTCGCGGTTCTTACCTGCCGCGAGTGGACGTCGCTCAGTCGTGGCAGCGCGGCAACAATCCCGTCTTCGCGTTCAGCTCGCGCCTTGCGCAGCAGCACTTCACCCAGGCCGACTTCGCCCTCGAGGCGCTGAATCGCCCCGCTGCCGCCAACAACATCCGGACGTCGATCTCCGTCGAGCAGTCCCTGTTCGATCGCACTGCCGCGGCACACGTCCGCGCGGCGGCGATCGCGCGCCACATGGCGGCGACCGGCAGCCGCCTGGTTGCGCACGACCTGGCGTCCACGGTGACCGAGGCGTTTGGCCGTGTCCTCATCGCGGCCGCGACGGTCCGTTCGACGGCCGCCGCCGTCGAGACCGCTCGCGCCGATCGCGAGCTGGCCGGCAACCGGCGCGACGCCGGCTGCGTGACGGACGCCGACGTGCTCCAGCTCGACGTCTACGTCGCGCTGACACGCGAGCGCGAGGTGCAGGCCATGGCGGACGAGCGCATCGCGCGCGCCCGGCTGAATCAGCTGATGGGGGAGCCCCTGAGCATGGTCTTCGATCTCGATCCCGCGCCGGCGGCGGGCGCCATCGACATCGCCCGTCAGGGAGCCCTCGAAGACGAAGCCGTGACGAACCGTCCGGAAGTCGCCCTCGCCAGGCAGCAGGAGCAGTTGGCCCGCGCCGCGGCAGACACCGCCAGGGCGGCGTTTCTGCCGCACGTATCCGCGCAGGGCGGGCTCGAACTGAACGCCGGCGCCTGGCAGTCGCGGTCCTCGAGCTGGATGGCTGCCGCGGTCGTGCAGGTCAACGTGTTCCGGGGCTTCGCGGACAGAGCCAGGCTCACCGAGGCGCGCGAGCAGGTGAAGCGCCGGGCCATCGAAACAGGGAAGGCGGAGACGATGGCGAGGCTCGACGTGCAGGTCGCGATCGCCCGGCTCGAGGCCGCGCGGGCGAGCGAAGCGGTGGGCCGGGCGGCCGCTGATCGGGCGCGGGAGAGCCGCCGCATCGTCCGGGACCGCTACGAGAGCGGCCTCACGGATGCGGCGATGCTGCTGCGCGCCGCCGACGCCGTGCAGCAGGCAGAGGCGCAGCAGATCGCTGCGCGCGTGAACGTGCTCACCGCGACAGCGGCCCTGCTGCGCGCGACAGGAAGGCAATGAACACCATGAACGCACCTCATCACGTCACCATTGCGGCGATCGCGGCAGCGCTCTCGATGAGCGCGGCCCTCGCCGGCTGCTCGACTCCTCAGGCCGCCGCTGCGGCCGATGCTTCGGAGCCCGTCGCGGTCACGACCGCCAGGGTTGCGGTTGCCGATTTGTCCACATCCATCGATTCGGGTGGCGTGGTCCAGGCCGACATGACGGCAGCGATCGCGGCGCGCATCCTGGCGCCGATCCGCGAGGTCCGCGTGTCGCCTGGCGATCGGGTGCGCGCAGGGCAGACCCTGATCGTCCTCGACGGCGACGATCTCGGCGCCGGTGCCCGTGCGGCGCGGTCGGCGGCGCTTGCCGCCGAGCAGGGCGCGAAGGCAGCCGCGGCGGAACTCCAGGGGGCGGAAGCCGAACTGGCCCTGGCTCGCGCCTCCTACGATCGCATCACCGGGCTCGAGGCCAGGCGCTCCGCAACCGCACAGGAACTCGATGACGCCACGGCGGCGCTGCGGAGCGCCGAGGCGCGCGTGGCCGGCGTGTCGGCGCGCGCGTTACAGGCCGCCGCGGCAGTCGACAGCGCTCGTGCCGCACGCGATCAGGCGGCCGCCATCGACTCGTTCCGAACGATTGCCGCGCCGTTCGACGGTGTGATCACGCAGAAGCTGGTGGAGCCCGGAAACATGGCGTCGCCGGGTACGCCGCTTCTTCGTCTCGAGGACACGCGCGGGTTCCGCCTCGACGTGCGGGTGGACGAGTCACGCATCGGCCAGATTCGCAACGGCGACTGCATACCGGTCTTCCTCGGGAGCGGAGCCGCTTCCACCACAGGCACCGTGATCGAGGTGAGCCGCGCGCTGGATGCTGATGCGCGAGCGCTTCTCGTCAAGATCTCGCTGGCCGACCTGCCCGACGTCCGATCGGGCGAGTTCGGCAAGGCGCGCTTCAGCGGGCCGCCGCGCCGCGCGCTGACGGTTCCAGCCTCGGCGATCGTCCGCCGCGGACAGGTGACCTCCGTCTTCGTCGTCGACAACGGCGTCGCCCGCACGCGTCTGGTCAGCCTCAGCGGCTCCGAGGTGCTGGCGGGGCTGGCGGAATCCGAGGAAGTCGTGCTGTCGCCGCCCGCCGCTGTCCGCGACGGTCGCCGCGTCAGCGTGGGGAGGCGGTAAATGGCTGCCGCCTACGGCACCGCCGGACGGATCGCGGCCGCGTTCATCCACTCCAGGCTGACGCCGCTGTTCATTGCCGCGTCGATGGCGCTTGGCGTACTCGCCGTGGTGGCGCTGCCGCGGGAAGAGGAGCCTCAGATCATCGTGCCGATGGTCGACGTGTTCGCCGGGATGCCGGGAGCGACGCCCGCCGAAGTGGAACAGCGCGTGACGCGTCCGCTGGAGCAGCTCCTGTGGGAAGTGCCCGGCGTGGAATACGTCTACTCGACCTCGAGCTCCGGCCAGTCGATGGTCGTCGTCCGATTCACGGTGGACGAGCCGCAGGAGCCCGCGCTCGTTCGCCTCAACCAGAAACTGGCGGCGAACGCCGATCGCATTCCCCCGGGCGTCATCGGACCGCTCGTCAAGCCGCGGTCGATAGACGATGTGCCGATCCTGGCCGTGACGGTGTGGTCGGCGCGGTACGCGGACGATCAGCTGCGATCGCTCGCCGCCCAGCTTCGGGACGTCATCGCTGAAGTCAACGACGTGTCGGAGGTGGCGATCATCGGCGGCCGTCCGCGGCAGGTCCGCGTCGACATCGATCCCGCCAGGCTGTCGGCCTACGATGTCGACCCGCTGTCGGTTCAGCAGGCGATCGCTCGCACCAACGTGCGCGGCGCCGTGTCGGGTCCGGTCGCGGGCGGGCTGGTGACCGGTCTCGAAGTCGGAAGCCGCCTGCGTACGCCGGATGACCTGCGCAACACGGTCGTCGCGTCCCGAAGCGGCCGTCCGGTGCTGGTGCGCGACGTGGCGGAGGTGGTCGACGGCGACGCCGAGCCCGCCTCCTATGTGACCTTCCTGTCGAAGTCGTCCGGCGCGCACCCGGCCGTCACCATCTCGGTCGCCAAGCGGAAGGGCACCAATGCCACCGACGTCGCGCGCCGGGTGGCCGACAAGCTCGAGACCCTCGAGGGTTCGCTCGTGCCCTCGGACGTGCAGCTCACCATCACCCGCGATTACGGTGAGACGGCAGCCGACAAGAGCAACGAACTGCTCTGGCACATGCTGCTCTCGGTCCTCTCGGTCTCGGCGTTGATCTGGGCGGCGCTCGGCCGGCGCGAGGCGGCGGTCGTGCTGATCGCCATTCCGGTCACGCTCGCGCTCACGCTCTTCATGTTCTACCTCTACGGCTACACGCTGAACCGGATCACGCTCTTCGCGCTGATCTTCTCCGTCGGCATCCTGGTGGACGATGCCATCGTCGTCGTGGAGAACATCGTGCGCCACGCACGGATGCGCGGGGGTGAACAGGGGTTGACCGCAATTGCGCTGCGCGCCGTCGACGAAGTGGGCAACCCCACGGTGCTCGCAACCCTGACCGTGGTGGCGGCGATTCTGCCGATGGCGTTCGTTCGCGGCCTGTCGGGCCCCTACATGCGGCCGATCCCGGTGGGCGCGTCGGCGGCGATGATCTTCTCACTGGCGGTTGCCTTCGTGGTGACTCCCTGGGCCGCGGTCCGTCTGCTCCAGCCCTCCGCGCCGGCGCATGCCGCCGAAGACCTGATCACGCGTCTGTACCGCCGGGTGATGGGACCGCTGATCGCGAGCCGCAGGAGACGCGCGATCTTCCTGACGGCGGTCGCGGCCCTGCTGCTGGCGGCAGTGGCGTTCGTGCCGCTCGGGCTCGTGACGATGAAGATGATGCCGTTCGACAACAAGAGCGAGTTCCAGGTCATGATCGACATGCCTGAAGGAACCGCGCTCGAGGCGACGGCGCGCGTCGCGTCGGCGTTGGCGTCGGCCACCCTGCAGGACGAGACGGTGGTCAACGTCCAGCAGTACGTGGGCACGTCGGCGCCTTACAACTTCAACGGGCTCGTTCGACACTACTTCCTCAGGCGCGCCCCGCACCTCGCCGACCTGCAGGTGAACCTGGTGCCGAAGGCGGAGCGTCGGGTGCAGAGCCACGACATCGCCGGTCGCGTGCGCGAGCGGCTGCTGCCGATCGCCAGGCAGTTCGGCGCGACCATCCAGGTGGCGGAAGTGCCGCCCGGGCCGCCCTCGCTGCAGACCCTCGTCGCGGAAGTCTACGGGCCCGATCCGGCACGGCGGCTGGCCCTGGCGGCGCAGATCAAGTCGATCTTCGAGCAGACTCCGGGGGTGGTCGATACCGACTGGTACGTCGAAGACCCGCACGCGAAGATCACGCTCGCGGTTGACAACGAAAAGGCCGCCGCGGCAGGCCTCTCGCCGGCGGCGGTTGCGGCCGTCGTACGGATGGCCGGGTCGGGGGAGTCGGCGGGCCTGCTGCACGACGAGCGGGCGCGCGAGGACGTGCCGATCGTGCTTCGGCTGCCGCGCGGCGACCGCAGCCTCGAGGCCGTGCAGTCGATCCGTCTTCGCGGCACGAGGCCGGTCGCCGTCGGCGAACTCACCAGCGCCGTGACGTCGCAGGACGGGACGAGCCTCTACCACAAGAATCTGCAGCCGGTGACCTATGTGACCGGCGACCTGGCGGGAAAGAACGGCAGTCCCGCCTACGCGATCATGCGCATGAACGAGGCGATCGGACGGCTGACGCTGCCCGAGGGGTATGGCCTCGACGTGTTCAACGCCGTCCAGCCGTTCGACACGTCGCGATACGCGATGAAATGGGACGGCGAGTGGCACCTCACCATCGAAGTGTTCCGCGATCTCGGCCTCGCGTTCGCCGCCGTGCTGGTCCTGATCTATGTGCTGGTGGTCGGCTGGTTCCAGTCGTTCAAGACGCCGCTGCTGATCATGATCGCCATTCCGTTCTCGCTGGTCGGCGTCCTGCCGGCGCACGCCGCGGCGGGGGCGTTCTTCACCGCCACGTCGATGATCGGCTTCATCGCCGGCGCGGGAATCGTCGTGCGCAACTCGATCATCCTGGTCGACTTCATCGAGCTGCGGCTGCGCGAAGGGCTTCCGCTCGAGCAGGCGGTGATCGACGCCGGCGCGGTGCGGTT from Vicinamibacterales bacterium encodes the following:
- a CDS encoding FtsX-like permease family protein translates to MPLPARLTAVSWLDWKLGARLLRKYPALTIIGGVSLAGAIAIGAVGIELADELLYKRLPFDHGGRVVRLETRDTVASRVEPRLLHDFAIWRRSLRTVAELGAARVSERNVLTGEGRVESLRVAEITASAFPLTRVPPLLGRPLQPADERPGAQPVVVLGYDVWQRQFLRDPAIIGRVVTVGRTARSVVGVMPPHFGFPRNQQLWVPLPVQDAAPRQGPAVQVFGRLADGASWPDAAAELDVVSARLAADHPATHAQLRTRVRAFAGRTPGDPLRFEDLAVHAVVLLLLGAVSANVATLIFARTAMREPEMVVRHALGASRARVIAQIVIEGLVLTLAAAVLGLVAAQMAVRHAWDRASQIIGDGLPFWVDPTLEPATIAYALLLALVAAAMIGLLPALKATGASIQRGLQGITSTGATMKFGGIWSFIVGAQVACTLLFVPAAVGIFTTSLQNQSRSAVFPAERYLTFRLRMDNEALAGERGVPDDGQIGARRARAYEELAGRLREEPGVTHVAHGDCLPWTSPDLVALEIEQDGAAPARLHGNFEGGFAMAAVGAGYHDAFGARIVAGRGLHPADAGTPNGPVVVNEAFMRVVGRNPVGARVRTLQQGSEREPGPWHEIVGVVTDLEMLFAADWGGAAYIYRAASAAEVDPVVVAVRVAGNAAPLAPRVAALARQVDAGLHLADIVTLDDIVAQEQTRMWGTSIVFGGVLLVALVFSAAGLYALMAVAVARRTREIGIRIALGANPRHVLGSVFARAGRQLGGGIVAGNSLILLLAWRADSLTANLLVSSVITSVIMAVVGVLACAAPARRALRIQPTEALRQG
- a CDS encoding antibiotic biosynthesis monooxygenase, which translates into the protein MIAVIFEVEMPDGHRPEYLSLAADLASDLARVEGFISIERFESITRPGKLLSLSFWQDEDAVRRWRGLESHRAAQRRGREHVFSDYRLRVATVVRDYGLTRRDEAPQDSRERHG
- a CDS encoding AraC family transcriptional regulator — protein: MDAFSEVLSGVKLKGALFFTAELSAPWAFATPASTALDSALALGAPHLVVYHLVVDGAARAALPDGQTLTLEPGDIVVFPHGDPHELSSASGAHQVDAATLMKKIVSRDLTPMRSGGGGDSTRFVCGYMACDPLLCEPILGGLPAMLKVNVRTDRAGHWLESSLMNLVDEASSNRAGSDAMLAKVSEALFVDMLRRYVAGLPEHETGWLAGARDPIVSQSLALLHGRVGHPWTIAELAEAVGVSRTALVDRFARYLSEPPMAYLTRWRLQLAARALTTTPRGVAEIAADVGYESEAAFNRAFKRRFGTPPARYRREQRTSPPRGAHAKASTA
- a CDS encoding AraC family transcriptional regulator, with product MHEPAHASIGVGIRAPEANVGPLRRTLLDASIARVEDLRGAPASQRPGPGSYSPEFQVCFPYTGLFVWHVGGDAVVADANQVLYVTGGEPFALSQPRPGVYRELILTPKPGVLEALTGRSPSAVGSAPQFRARRRRADAALQRQCQDLRRRLAEGIDPLTADDLVVSLLAAALGTDAPPAIAAPSTRRVIDRAKGFLAAHMSAPLRLRDVAVAVGVSAPYLTSAFRAVEGVPLHKYLTQLRLVRALGELPHTQDLAALALALGFSSHSHFTAAFRAAFGCTPSAYRQSGRRRREPRPGRSRGRP
- a CDS encoding DUF1801 domain-containing protein → MAVAKKKSTSSRRPVADASADDAVARYLDALHHPLKPAVVALRRVILDASPDIEEGIKWNAPSFRVRDDFATMNLRSKGGATRLWVVLHAGAKARGVKLRGHVRDPEGLVEWLADDRGVVTFENEAEVASRAAPFAALIRDWIRRLA
- a CDS encoding cytochrome P450, with translation MWIVAGAATVVEVLSHPLCRVRPAEEPVPRALIGGPLGEVYGRFARMNDGPAHAAHRNPVAAVLEPLEIATVEIVAADCAHAVMSAPTWRPDGAGATQAAFEIPVRTMAALLDIPVGMLRAATDATHAVVRALRPSASDAQRSAGHEAVRRLRSALTTTSATELDAAAEGAAVGILVQTCDATAGLIGNTLLCLSRHPSAQRAVVSEPQSLLHIVNEVARFDPPVQNTRRYLAEPASIGGVRMERGAVILVLLAAANRDPAANPMPSTFDWTRQVSALFTFGVGAHACPGRLLAVTIAASAVGMLLSAGVDVHRLAQAFAYQASINTRIPLFAPFGDC
- a CDS encoding winged helix-turn-helix domain-containing protein, with translation MHTPQTFAGIASAVADPTRARMLVALMDGRAWTATELSVEAGVAPSTASAHLRTLRDAGLIRCAAHGRHRYFELSDGEVADVLEGLTDLAARRERCVIHGTADQALRAARVCYDHLAGEAGVRLLASLRRGGVVVGEHVLQLSERGGRCLLGYGIDLQKVAATRRPVCRACLDWTERRPHLGGALGAALLRVVFQRQWAERDTDGRAVRFSTRGSAAFDAFIDALSG